A DNA window from Selenomonas sp. oral taxon 126 contains the following coding sequences:
- a CDS encoding NADH-quinone oxidoreductase subunit N has product MLQAMNFTAISVEIGIAALMAVVLVTDLVLKKDAPRCPVVWLTVAGLLGVLALAVGMYPPDGGATAFYAGLYIVDGYSVFFKILFIIGILSTVIFAADYVEQTLRHKGEFYLLLLSALLGMCVLASANDLMTAFVGLELMTISFYALVAIRTDSPFSAEAGIKYLVFGSGSTAVLLYGMSLVYGMTGTMVFQEIAQGLGLVFSLGLIGVVFILAGFFFKLSIIPFHLWAPDVYEGAPAPVTALLAMCSKAAGIAILLRVLFVAFPALSAYWAHLLAIFAAVSMVGGNLMAFRQTNIKRMLAYSSIAQAGYMMTAMVATNAAGIKAVLFYTMVYVFANVGAFVTVSYLETKRGGADFRSVRGLAKDSLLPAGILMVALLTMAGIPPTAGFVGKIYIFSAAIDAGYLWLAGVGFVMSMMSVYYYLLVIKEMFRDVEEGEKVAEEHLRLPLPASAMGVVAVAFSLIIGVWAEPLSIFSNIAVYTFMR; this is encoded by the coding sequence ATGCTGCAAGCGATGAATTTTACCGCGATCTCCGTGGAGATCGGAATCGCCGCACTGATGGCGGTGGTGCTCGTTACCGATCTCGTCCTCAAAAAGGACGCGCCGCGCTGCCCCGTGGTCTGGCTGACCGTTGCAGGGCTTCTCGGTGTGCTCGCGCTTGCCGTGGGCATGTACCCGCCCGATGGCGGTGCGACCGCATTCTATGCAGGTCTTTACATCGTGGACGGCTACTCCGTATTCTTCAAGATCCTCTTCATCATCGGGATTCTCTCGACTGTCATCTTTGCGGCGGACTACGTGGAGCAGACGCTTCGCCACAAGGGCGAGTTCTATCTGCTCCTGCTCTCGGCGCTGCTCGGCATGTGCGTCCTCGCCTCGGCGAACGACCTGATGACGGCGTTCGTCGGGCTGGAACTCATGACGATTTCGTTCTACGCGCTCGTCGCCATCCGTACGGATTCACCATTTTCGGCGGAGGCGGGCATCAAGTACCTCGTCTTTGGCTCCGGCTCGACAGCGGTGCTGCTCTACGGCATGAGTCTCGTCTACGGCATGACGGGGACGATGGTGTTTCAGGAGATTGCACAGGGGCTTGGGCTGGTCTTTTCACTCGGGCTGATCGGCGTGGTCTTTATCCTTGCCGGTTTCTTCTTCAAACTCTCGATCATCCCGTTCCATCTCTGGGCGCCGGATGTATATGAAGGCGCACCCGCACCAGTGACGGCACTTCTTGCCATGTGCTCGAAGGCGGCGGGCATTGCGATCCTGCTGCGCGTCCTCTTCGTCGCATTTCCCGCACTCTCGGCGTACTGGGCGCATCTGCTCGCGATTTTCGCGGCGGTCTCGATGGTCGGCGGCAACCTCATGGCGTTCCGCCAGACGAATATCAAGCGCATGCTTGCCTACTCGTCGATTGCACAGGCAGGCTACATGATGACCGCGATGGTCGCGACGAACGCGGCGGGCATCAAGGCGGTGCTCTTCTATACGATGGTCTACGTCTTTGCAAATGTCGGCGCGTTTGTCACAGTATCCTACCTTGAGACGAAACGCGGCGGCGCGGACTTTAGGAGTGTGCGCGGACTTGCGAAGGACTCCCTGCTGCCGGCGGGCATCCTGATGGTCGCACTCCTCACGATGGCGGGCATCCCCCCGACGGCGGGCTTCGTCGGGAAGATCTACATCTTCTCGGCAGCGATTGATGCGGGCTATCTCTGGCTCGCGGGTGTCGGCTTCGTCATGTCGATGATGTCCGTCTACTACTACCTGCTCGTCATCAAGGAGATGTTCCGCGATGTCGAGGAGGGGGAGAAGGTCGCAGAGGAGCATCTGCGGTTGCCGCTTCCCGCGAGTGCGATGGGCGTCGTCGCCGTCGCCTTCTCGCTCATCATCGGCGTCTGGGCAGAGCCTCTCTCGATCTTCAGCAACATTGCGGTCTATACGTTTATGAGATAA